A genomic window from Bradyrhizobium sp. SK17 includes:
- a CDS encoding 4-hydroxybenzoate 3-monooxygenase: MPVKIRTQVGIIGAGPAGLLLAYMLRRAGIDSVILEKRSRSYILGRVRAGVMEQATRDLLIELGLGDRLCRDGLLHKGFEIRFANERRRIDLSELTGGKVITVYGQQEVVKDLLAALEQENYPLHFEIDDVHLEGIDEGAPCIRGRGAEGPIEISCDFIAGCDGFYGVSRPSIPDGVLSVLSREYPFAWLSILAEAPSASHELIYAHHQRGGAIYSMRNKRLSRHNLQCDPDGAAKSWPADKIWDELEVRLNADNSERLPRGPILDRVITRMRSFVVEPMQYGSLFLAGDAAHIVPPTGAKGMNLAVADIKCLAAGFIEHYRAGRRDKLNAYSTICLARIWRVQRFSWWMTSMFHRFPDQDTFTAHMQIAELDHATGSQAAAASLAENYVGLPHSC, from the coding sequence ATGCCCGTGAAAATACGAACACAAGTTGGAATAATTGGCGCGGGGCCTGCCGGGCTCTTGCTGGCATATATGTTGAGAAGGGCGGGGATCGATTCGGTCATTCTCGAAAAGCGGAGCCGTTCCTACATTCTGGGTCGCGTTCGCGCCGGCGTTATGGAGCAGGCGACGCGCGATCTTCTGATCGAGCTGGGACTTGGTGATCGGCTTTGTCGCGACGGTCTGCTGCACAAGGGATTCGAGATTCGCTTCGCCAACGAACGGCGACGCATCGACCTTTCAGAACTGACGGGCGGAAAGGTTATTACGGTCTACGGACAGCAGGAAGTCGTCAAGGATCTTCTTGCCGCGCTCGAACAGGAGAACTATCCGCTGCACTTCGAGATCGACGATGTTCACCTTGAAGGCATAGACGAGGGAGCGCCATGCATACGCGGCCGCGGCGCCGAAGGACCGATCGAGATTAGTTGCGATTTTATTGCCGGCTGCGATGGCTTCTACGGAGTGTCGAGGCCCTCCATTCCCGACGGCGTCCTGTCGGTGCTATCTCGTGAATATCCCTTTGCCTGGCTGAGCATACTGGCCGAGGCGCCATCGGCATCGCACGAATTGATCTATGCGCATCACCAGCGCGGTGGCGCTATCTACTCGATGCGAAACAAGCGACTGAGTCGGCACAATCTTCAGTGTGATCCGGACGGAGCGGCGAAAAGCTGGCCCGCGGATAAGATATGGGACGAACTCGAAGTCCGGTTGAATGCCGATAACAGCGAGCGGCTTCCCCGCGGCCCGATCCTCGATCGTGTGATCACGCGGATGCGCAGCTTCGTTGTGGAGCCCATGCAGTACGGGTCATTGTTCCTCGCCGGAGATGCTGCCCATATTGTGCCCCCGACTGGAGCAAAGGGTATGAATCTGGCCGTCGCCGATATCAAATGCCTGGCAGCCGGTTTCATCGAGCACTATCGTGCCGGCCGGCGAGACAAACTGAACGCATATTCCACAATTTGTCTTGCGCGCATCTGGCGGGTTCAGCGGTTTAGCTGGTGGATGACCTCTATGTTCCATCGCTTCCCGGATCAGGACACGTTCACAGCTCATATGCAGATCGCCGAACTTGATCACGCGACGGGCTCGCAAGCCGCCGCGGCTTCGCTGGCCGAGAATTATGTCGGTTTGCCCCACAGCTGTTGA
- a CDS encoding 3-carboxy-cis,cis-muconate cycloisomerase codes for MPPVINHPPSFPLLNVLVGDDEAGRLFCNAAEIEAMLRVEAALAGAEADLGLIENEAAQRIADVCRDLSVDWDSLAAGLARDGVVVPDLVRQLRAAVGERYAQAVHLGATSQDIVDTGLALRLKDLAALLLDRLDAVIGALAELRRRDGAVPLIARTRMQRARPFTAGAKLATWIAPLEHYHAALRDLMPRLLVIQFGGPIGTREDLRGQGDAVADAMASRLMLGSTPPWHAQRDRIGTFASWLSLVSGTLGKIGQDIVLMTQNEVDEIRLGSSGGGSSSIPHKSNPVQAEMLVTLARFNAGLLGLLHQALVHENERSGSAWTLEWLVLPQMAISTAASLRKACALLGGSVRFVASSPDFQRPSEQRLKD; via the coding sequence ATGCCTCCCGTGATCAACCATCCTCCCTCTTTTCCGTTGCTGAACGTCTTGGTTGGCGACGATGAAGCCGGCCGGCTTTTCTGCAACGCTGCGGAAATAGAGGCGATGCTTCGGGTCGAGGCGGCGCTCGCTGGGGCTGAGGCCGACCTGGGCTTGATTGAGAACGAAGCGGCACAACGGATTGCTGACGTTTGCCGGGATTTGAGCGTCGACTGGGACAGCTTGGCAGCGGGTCTCGCGCGGGATGGCGTCGTAGTGCCGGACCTCGTACGACAGTTGCGCGCTGCCGTTGGTGAGAGGTACGCACAAGCGGTCCATCTTGGCGCGACCAGCCAGGACATCGTGGACACCGGCCTCGCATTGCGCCTAAAGGATCTCGCAGCACTCCTGCTCGACCGGCTCGACGCGGTAATCGGTGCGCTTGCCGAGCTAAGGCGGCGCGACGGTGCTGTTCCACTGATCGCCAGAACCCGAATGCAACGGGCTCGACCATTCACTGCGGGTGCTAAGCTTGCTACCTGGATCGCTCCGCTCGAGCATTACCATGCGGCTCTTCGCGACCTCATGCCCCGGCTGCTCGTTATTCAATTCGGTGGGCCGATCGGGACTCGCGAAGACTTGCGGGGACAAGGCGATGCCGTCGCCGACGCCATGGCCTCGCGGCTCATGCTAGGCTCCACCCCACCATGGCACGCGCAGCGTGATCGTATCGGGACATTCGCAAGCTGGCTATCGCTGGTATCTGGAACTCTAGGCAAGATCGGTCAAGACATTGTTCTCATGACGCAGAACGAGGTGGATGAAATTCGTCTCGGTTCATCGGGAGGCGGCTCTTCATCCATTCCGCATAAGTCGAACCCCGTTCAGGCCGAGATGCTAGTGACACTGGCGCGCTTCAATGCAGGCTTGCTCGGCCTTCTTCATCAAGCCCTCGTGCACGAGAACGAGAGATCCGGCTCGGCATGGACGCTTGAATGGCTTGTTCTTCCTCAGATGGCAATCTCGACCGCCGCCTCACTGCGAAAGGCTTGTGCTCTACTGGGAGGGTCTGTCCGTTTCGTCGCATCCTCACCCGACTTCCAACGACCGTCGGAACAAAGACTGAAGGACTGA
- a CDS encoding recombinase family protein, with protein MSKITPEHLARQAVVYIRQSTPDQVVHNLESKRRQYNLPERARQLGWSDVAVIDDDLGRSGGGVARPGFEKLLAAICEVRVGVVVSIEASRLARNGRDWHTLLEFCGLVGTLIADEDGVYDPRQPNDRLLLGMKGTMSEMELSVLRQRSLEALKQKARRGELFMTVAVGYVRVGHNRIEKDPDRRVGEAIALVFAKFTEMQSVRQVHLWFRHERVPLPAVTYGAEGRLVEWKLPVYNTILHILTNPIYAGAYAFGRTGSRISIEAGRKKVVRGFKKERKDWEVLIPNHHEGYLSWADHERNLGLIADNANGKNPMSRGALRRGEALLAGLLRCGHCGRKLHVAYSGKNGNTGRYHCRGGANNHGGDPCISFGGMRIDRDVAAEVIERLQPLGIEAALAAQAARSRANEDKRGQVELALEQARYEVGRARRQYDAVDPDNRLVAAELEKRWNDRLAVVRNLETELEGLTASPAVDLTPADRERLMTLGADLERAWSSAGVAPETRKRIVRTLIDEIVVRVEDNALDLVIRWHGGDHSALKVKKNRSGQHRWSATGETVDLVRVLARQMPDKAIASVLNRSGKTTGRGNGWTKSRVCSLRSHNDIAAYREGERRDRGEVTLDEAAAALSVSPSTVRRLIKDGQLAASQLCKGAPWIIKAADLERPDVKRAATARRLRRPPSGNPLQKELEL; from the coding sequence ATGAGCAAGATCACGCCTGAGCACCTCGCCCGTCAGGCCGTCGTCTACATCCGTCAGTCGACGCCTGATCAGGTCGTCCACAACCTGGAAAGTAAGCGCCGTCAGTACAATTTGCCGGAGCGCGCGCGACAGCTGGGCTGGAGCGATGTTGCCGTCATCGATGACGATCTCGGCCGCTCCGGCGGTGGCGTCGCGCGGCCCGGCTTCGAGAAGCTGCTGGCCGCCATCTGTGAGGTCCGCGTCGGGGTCGTGGTCTCGATCGAGGCGTCGCGGCTCGCACGCAACGGTCGTGACTGGCACACGCTGCTTGAGTTCTGCGGTCTCGTCGGCACACTGATCGCCGACGAGGACGGCGTCTACGATCCGCGACAGCCCAACGATCGCCTACTGCTCGGCATGAAGGGCACCATGAGCGAGATGGAGTTGTCGGTACTGCGCCAGCGCTCGCTCGAAGCGCTGAAGCAGAAGGCGCGCCGGGGCGAGCTGTTCATGACGGTCGCCGTCGGCTACGTGCGGGTCGGCCACAACCGCATCGAGAAGGACCCGGATCGGCGCGTCGGCGAGGCGATCGCGCTCGTCTTCGCCAAGTTCACCGAGATGCAGTCGGTGCGTCAGGTGCACCTCTGGTTCAGACACGAGCGCGTTCCGTTGCCCGCCGTCACCTATGGCGCCGAAGGCCGCCTGGTCGAGTGGAAGCTGCCGGTCTACAACACGATCCTGCACATTCTGACCAACCCAATCTATGCCGGCGCGTATGCATTCGGGCGCACCGGCAGCCGCATCAGCATCGAGGCCGGCCGCAAGAAGGTGGTTCGCGGCTTCAAGAAGGAGCGCAAGGATTGGGAGGTGTTGATCCCGAACCATCATGAGGGTTATCTGAGCTGGGCGGACCATGAGAGGAACCTCGGCCTGATTGCGGACAACGCCAACGGCAAGAACCCGATGAGCCGCGGTGCCCTGCGCCGAGGTGAGGCTCTGCTCGCCGGCCTGCTGCGCTGTGGCCATTGTGGGCGCAAACTTCACGTCGCCTACTCCGGCAAGAACGGCAACACCGGTCGCTACCATTGTCGGGGCGGCGCCAACAATCATGGCGGTGACCCTTGCATCTCGTTCGGCGGCATGCGGATCGATCGTGACGTGGCCGCCGAGGTGATCGAGCGCCTGCAGCCGCTCGGTATCGAGGCGGCACTCGCCGCGCAGGCTGCGCGCAGCCGTGCGAACGAAGACAAACGCGGCCAAGTCGAGCTGGCGCTGGAGCAGGCTCGCTATGAGGTGGGGCGCGCGCGCCGCCAATACGATGCCGTCGATCCCGACAACCGCCTCGTCGCCGCCGAGCTGGAAAAGCGATGGAACGACCGGCTGGCGGTCGTGCGCAATCTGGAGACCGAGCTGGAGGGACTGACGGCTTCGCCCGCTGTTGATCTCACACCTGCTGACAGGGAGCGGCTGATGACGCTAGGCGCCGACCTGGAGCGTGCTTGGTCAAGTGCCGGCGTGGCACCCGAGACGCGCAAGCGGATCGTGCGAACGCTGATCGACGAGATCGTCGTCCGCGTCGAGGACAACGCGCTCGATCTGGTGATCCGCTGGCACGGCGGCGACCACTCCGCTCTCAAGGTCAAGAAGAATCGCTCCGGCCAGCACCGCTGGAGCGCAACGGGAGAGACAGTCGATCTCGTGCGCGTGCTGGCGCGGCAGATGCCGGACAAAGCAATCGCGTCGGTGCTCAACCGCTCCGGCAAGACCACGGGGCGCGGCAATGGCTGGACCAAGTCGCGAGTGTGCAGCTTGCGCAGCCACAACGACATCGCAGCCTATCGCGAAGGCGAGCGCCGCGACCGCGGCGAGGTCACTCTGGACGAGGCGGCCGCGGCCCTCTCCGTCAGCCCGTCAACCGTGCGACGTCTGATCAAGGACGGCCAGCTCGCGGCGAGCCAGCTTTGCAAAGGGGCACCTTGGATCATCAAAGCAGCCGATCTTGAGCGTCCTGACGTCAAACGAGCTGCCACCGCGCGGCGCCTCAGACGTCCGCCGTCCGGCAATCCGCTACAAAAAGAACTGGAACTCTAA
- the istA gene encoding IS21 family transposase, protein MPTERLSMRRIREVLRLRQQGLTERVIARMLGVSNGVVHGYVRRARLAGLSWPLPEGMDDEGLELLLFPAPTAASQSDRRPAPDWVYVEKELRRRSVTRLLLWEEYRAANPDGFGYTWFCTTFEAWKQRTRPSMRQTHVAGEKVFVDFAGDTIDIFDPVTGEVRAMKLFVAAMGASNYTYAEACPSESLSDWIGVHTNLFKYLGGVPKFVVCDNLKAAVTNPDRYDPGINRTYAEMAAHYGTAILAARPRRPKDKAKVEVAVQIAQRWILARLRNQRFFSLAELNAAIQVLLVELNARQMRGFGSSRAELFAEIDRLKLAKLPDQPYVFARWKRCCVAPDYHVEIDGHWYSTPYRLIRELVDVRIADKTVEIFHRGQRVASHPRAPNRRGHTTIADHMPSAHRRYGKWTPGGLIAAGEKIGPSTAAFFQIVIDARPHPEQGFRTCLGILSLARSYDNARLDAACRRGILIKARSVASIRSILKNGLDRGFLDETSDHQPLRHGNIRGQGYFH, encoded by the coding sequence ATGCCTACCGAGAGATTGTCGATGCGCCGGATCCGAGAAGTTCTACGTTTGAGGCAGCAGGGCCTGACCGAGCGCGTCATCGCGCGGATGTTGGGGGTGAGCAATGGCGTCGTGCATGGTTATGTGCGGCGCGCGCGCCTTGCAGGGCTGAGCTGGCCGCTGCCGGAGGGCATGGACGACGAGGGGCTGGAGCTGTTGCTGTTCCCGGCGCCCACGGCAGCCTCGCAGAGCGACCGGCGACCAGCCCCCGATTGGGTTTATGTGGAGAAGGAACTGCGCCGGCGCAGCGTGACCCGCCTGCTGTTGTGGGAAGAGTATCGCGCCGCCAATCCGGACGGCTTTGGCTATACCTGGTTTTGCACGACCTTCGAGGCCTGGAAGCAGCGCACGCGCCCCAGCATGCGTCAAACCCACGTGGCTGGGGAGAAGGTGTTCGTCGATTTCGCCGGCGACACCATCGACATCTTCGATCCCGTCACCGGCGAAGTGCGCGCCATGAAGCTGTTCGTGGCGGCGATGGGAGCCTCGAACTACACCTACGCCGAGGCCTGCCCAAGCGAGAGCCTGTCCGACTGGATCGGCGTGCATACCAATCTGTTCAAGTATCTCGGCGGCGTGCCGAAGTTCGTAGTCTGCGATAATCTCAAGGCCGCCGTGACCAACCCCGATCGCTACGATCCCGGGATCAACCGCACCTATGCCGAGATGGCTGCCCATTATGGCACCGCGATCCTGGCGGCCCGGCCGAGGCGGCCAAAGGACAAGGCCAAGGTTGAGGTCGCCGTGCAGATCGCGCAGCGCTGGATCCTGGCTCGCCTGCGCAACCAGCGTTTCTTTTCCCTGGCGGAACTTAATGCCGCAATTCAGGTGCTGCTCGTCGAACTCAATGCCCGCCAGATGCGCGGTTTTGGCTCCAGCCGCGCCGAACTGTTCGCCGAGATCGATCGTCTCAAACTCGCAAAACTGCCGGACCAGCCCTACGTCTTTGCGCGCTGGAAGCGTTGCTGCGTCGCCCCCGATTATCATGTCGAGATCGATGGTCATTGGTATTCCACCCCTTACCGGTTGATCCGAGAACTCGTCGATGTGCGCATCGCCGACAAGACCGTCGAGATCTTCCACAGGGGTCAGAGGGTCGCGAGCCACCCCCGTGCGCCCAACCGGCGCGGCCACACCACGATCGCCGATCATATGCCGAGCGCGCATCGCCGCTACGGCAAGTGGACGCCGGGAGGCCTGATTGCGGCCGGCGAGAAGATCGGTCCCTCGACCGCCGCGTTCTTCCAGATCGTCATCGATGCCCGGCCGCATCCCGAGCAAGGCTTTCGGACATGCCTTGGCATCCTGTCGCTGGCCAGGAGCTACGACAATGCGCGCCTCGATGCGGCCTGCCGACGCGGCATCCTCATCAAGGCTCGATCCGTCGCCTCGATCCGTTCGATCCTCAAGAACGGCCTTGATCGCGGTTTCCTCGACGAGACGTCCGATCACCAGCCCCTGCGCCACGGCAACATCCGCGGTCAGGGCTATTTCCACTGA
- a CDS encoding ATP-binding protein, producing MLTHPTHERLITLGLTGMAKALEEQRRSPDLDALSFEERVGLLVDREAAERDTKRLTTRLKFAALRQTACVEDVDWRTPRGIDRAVFARLIVGDWIRRNENLLITGATEPAS from the coding sequence ATGCTGACGCACCCCACCCATGAACGGCTGATTACGCTTGGCTTGACCGGAATGGCCAAAGCCCTCGAAGAGCAGCGACGATCACCTGATCTCGACGCCCTGTCGTTCGAGGAGCGCGTCGGATTGCTGGTCGATCGCGAAGCCGCCGAGCGCGACACCAAACGTCTTACGACCCGCCTCAAGTTCGCCGCGCTGCGCCAGACCGCATGCGTGGAAGATGTCGATTGGCGCACGCCACGCGGCATCGATCGCGCCGTCTTCGCCAGGCTCATCGTCGGTGACTGGATCCGCCGCAACGAGAATTTGCTCATCACCGGGGCAACCGAGCCCGCTTCATAA
- a CDS encoding TRAP transporter large permease, with the protein MSGTQTAFLVFGGLMLLLALRVPIGVAMFVAGAAGYLLLTDGSIATFLVNLNYLPFARLSNYDLAVIPLFLLMGQFATHGGLSRLLFGFVRAFLGHRRGGMAMAAVGACAGFGAICGSSLATAATMGQVALPELRRYGYSGSLATGALAAGGTLGIMIPPSVPLIIYAVLTQESIGKLFMAAAVPGLLAMFGYMLVIRIIVAFDPAAGPAGPRASNSERIQALLQVSPVLFVFLVVVVGIYGGWATPTEAAALGAAACGFLAVTTGGMRLPGLKASVLGTAQTTAMIYLVLLGADMMNHTLALSQLPVTLAEWAKGSGMPPLTIMLIILLIYIFLGSVMDSLAMILLTIPIFYPMVMGLDFFSLSPDEKSIWFGILALMVVEIGLVHPPIGMNVYIINRLAKDVPLTQTFKGVMPFLLSDAIRLILLVFIPGISLFLVRAFH; encoded by the coding sequence ATGAGCGGGACGCAAACCGCCTTTCTCGTTTTCGGCGGATTGATGCTTCTCCTCGCGCTCCGCGTGCCGATCGGAGTAGCAATGTTCGTCGCCGGTGCGGCGGGATATCTTCTGCTCACCGACGGCAGCATCGCAACCTTCCTCGTCAATCTGAACTACCTGCCGTTCGCACGGCTCTCGAACTATGACCTTGCGGTTATCCCGTTGTTTCTTCTCATGGGGCAATTCGCGACTCATGGCGGACTGAGCCGGCTTTTATTCGGATTCGTCAGGGCATTTCTCGGCCACCGGCGCGGCGGCATGGCGATGGCGGCCGTGGGCGCCTGTGCGGGCTTCGGTGCGATCTGCGGTTCTTCGCTCGCCACGGCGGCAACGATGGGGCAAGTGGCTCTACCCGAACTGCGCCGATACGGCTATTCGGGAAGCTTGGCGACCGGAGCGCTGGCGGCCGGAGGCACGCTCGGCATCATGATCCCGCCCTCCGTTCCGTTGATCATCTACGCGGTCTTGACGCAGGAATCGATCGGCAAGCTCTTCATGGCGGCGGCCGTCCCAGGATTGCTTGCGATGTTCGGCTACATGCTGGTCATCCGCATCATCGTAGCTTTCGATCCTGCCGCGGGGCCTGCGGGCCCACGTGCCTCCAATTCCGAGCGCATTCAAGCCCTTCTGCAAGTCTCTCCCGTTCTTTTTGTCTTCCTGGTGGTGGTTGTGGGCATCTATGGCGGCTGGGCGACGCCAACGGAAGCGGCCGCGCTGGGCGCGGCGGCATGCGGCTTCTTGGCGGTCACGACGGGCGGAATGCGACTACCGGGCCTGAAGGCAAGCGTACTCGGCACTGCGCAAACCACCGCGATGATCTATCTGGTGCTGCTCGGCGCCGACATGATGAACCATACTCTCGCTCTTTCCCAATTGCCGGTTACGCTGGCGGAATGGGCGAAAGGCAGCGGCATGCCGCCACTCACTATCATGCTCATAATTCTGTTGATCTATATCTTTCTTGGATCGGTGATGGACTCGCTCGCGATGATCCTGCTGACCATTCCGATCTTTTATCCGATGGTTATGGGTCTCGACTTCTTTAGCCTGTCGCCCGACGAGAAGTCGATCTGGTTCGGCATCCTGGCCCTTATGGTGGTCGAGATCGGTCTGGTTCATCCGCCTATCGGCATGAACGTCTACATCATCAACCGTCTCGCCAAGGACGTTCCCCTCACCCAGACCTTCAAGGGCGTAATGCCTTTCCTGCTGTCGGACGCCATACGCCTCATCCTGCTGGTATTTATACCGGGCATATCGTTGTTTCTGGTGCGTGCATTTCATTAG
- a CDS encoding TRAP transporter substrate-binding protein, producing the protein MIKTRLRALGFASIFAVVAVQSASAQTTTLKVHHFLPATSNAHTNLIKPWCDKINKDSNGRLQCQIYPAMQLGGTPAQLFDQARDGAVDIVWTVLSYQAGRFTKSEVFELPFLIRSAEEGSRALWAYMEKNSKDELRGVHPIFMHVHDGAVLHSTSKSVATLEDLKGLKIRAANRVNAVMLTALGATPVQMPLPQVPESMTKGVVDGAMVPWEGVPAVKFQEIAKFSLETPADAGKFSNSIFAFVMNENKYKSLPADLQKVIDENGGIEMSGQAGRRAFDDVVEPFRKQAIENGDKVTSLSQDELKRWQAASEKVYDAWFAEIAKKGGDGKRLLQDARELLEKNRR; encoded by the coding sequence ATGATCAAGACAAGACTACGAGCTCTCGGATTTGCAAGCATCTTTGCTGTCGTTGCCGTTCAGTCCGCGAGCGCCCAGACGACGACGCTCAAGGTTCATCATTTCCTGCCGGCAACCTCGAACGCCCATACGAACTTGATCAAGCCATGGTGCGATAAGATCAACAAGGACTCGAACGGGCGGTTGCAGTGCCAGATCTATCCAGCCATGCAACTTGGCGGGACGCCTGCCCAGTTGTTTGATCAGGCGCGCGATGGCGCCGTCGACATCGTGTGGACCGTCCTCAGCTATCAGGCGGGACGTTTCACGAAGTCGGAGGTATTTGAACTTCCGTTCCTCATCCGCTCCGCCGAGGAAGGCAGCCGCGCTTTGTGGGCCTACATGGAGAAGAATTCGAAGGATGAATTGAGAGGCGTTCACCCGATCTTCATGCATGTACACGATGGCGCGGTGCTCCACTCCACTTCCAAGTCGGTAGCGACGCTGGAGGATCTTAAGGGACTCAAGATCCGTGCCGCCAATCGCGTCAATGCGGTGATGTTGACAGCGCTTGGCGCAACTCCCGTGCAGATGCCGCTGCCGCAGGTACCTGAATCGATGACCAAGGGCGTCGTCGATGGCGCTATGGTGCCTTGGGAGGGCGTGCCGGCGGTGAAATTTCAGGAAATTGCCAAATTCTCTTTGGAGACGCCGGCGGACGCGGGAAAGTTCTCGAACTCCATTTTTGCCTTCGTCATGAACGAGAACAAATACAAGTCCCTCCCAGCCGACCTGCAGAAGGTCATCGATGAAAATGGAGGGATCGAGATGTCCGGGCAGGCCGGGCGGCGAGCCTTCGACGACGTCGTCGAGCCTTTCAGAAAGCAGGCCATCGAGAACGGCGATAAGGTGACCTCCCTGTCGCAGGATGAATTAAAGCGCTGGCAGGCGGCAAGCGAGAAGGTTTACGACGCTTGGTTCGCCGAGATTGCAAAAAAGGGTGGCGACGGAAAACGCCTGCTTCAAGATGCCCGTGAATTGCTTGAGAAGAACCGGCGGTAG
- the pcaG gene encoding protocatechuate 3,4-dioxygenase subunit alpha, with translation MIDPVKLLTETASQTAGPYLHIGLAPQYAGITTFKTLFGSVLTDANTRGERIRIEARIFDGLNTPVLDGLIELWQANAGGRYRHPGDCQDKALDEGFVGYGRACFDAEAGIYAFDTIKPGAVRGRLGDHMAPHVNLWIVARGINIGLHTRMYFADEAPANAADPVLQSIEWEVRRQTLIAPRQARDDKVIYPFDIHLQGVAETVFFDL, from the coding sequence GTGATCGACCCAGTCAAGCTTCTGACCGAAACCGCCTCGCAAACGGCCGGACCTTATCTACATATCGGTCTCGCCCCGCAGTATGCCGGTATCACCACATTCAAGACGCTGTTCGGTTCGGTCCTTACGGACGCCAATACCCGCGGCGAGCGCATTCGCATCGAGGCGCGGATATTCGATGGTTTGAACACCCCAGTGCTGGATGGGTTGATCGAACTCTGGCAGGCGAATGCCGGCGGACGCTATCGACATCCGGGCGATTGTCAGGACAAGGCGCTCGATGAAGGCTTTGTTGGATATGGTCGGGCCTGTTTCGATGCCGAGGCAGGTATCTATGCCTTCGATACCATCAAACCGGGGGCCGTGCGCGGGCGACTTGGAGATCATATGGCTCCCCACGTCAATCTCTGGATCGTGGCGCGCGGCATCAATATTGGTCTGCACACCCGCATGTATTTCGCGGATGAAGCGCCGGCCAACGCTGCCGATCCCGTGCTTCAAAGCATCGAATGGGAGGTCCGCCGGCAGACGCTCATCGCGCCGCGTCAGGCGCGAGACGACAAGGTAATCTACCCCTTCGACATCCATCTGCAGGGAGTAGCAGAAACCGTGTTTTTTGATCTGTGA
- a CDS encoding IS5 family transposase, translating into MLEGQAGKALLADKAYDSNAFRALIADMNAEAVIPSNRSRKILIPHDAAAYKHRNRIERCFNHLKHFRRFATRCAAAYR; encoded by the coding sequence TTGCTCGAAGGCCAGGCCGGCAAGGCTCTCCTCGCCGACAAAGCCTATGACAGCAATGCCTTTCGTGCCCTCATCGCCGACATGAATGCCGAGGCGGTGATCCCCTCAAACCGCAGCCGCAAGATCCTGATCCCGCACGATGCCGCGGCTTACAAGCATCGCAACCGCATCGAGCGCTGCTTCAACCACCTCAAGCACTTCCGCCGCTTCGCGACACGGTGCGCTGCTGCGTATCGTTAG
- the pcaH gene encoding protocatechuate 3,4-dioxygenase subunit beta, with protein sequence MKKHDSFGEFIPRDLNVHPATYTPKYRFSELRSPRRSLIPLASTLSEITGPTFDQVAFERADNDLILNGAQDGLPLGERIIIHGYVLDQWGRAVPGALIEIWQANASGRYRHKKDQYLAPLDPNFGGNGRTLTDAEGHYRFRTIRPGAYPVGLDWRPAHIHFSISGSGWAQRLITQMYFEGDPLIRSCPIVGTIPTSAQIDRLIAVQDEARFVTMDSRAYRFDIVLRGRRATWFENARGDDT encoded by the coding sequence ATGAAAAAACACGATAGCTTCGGCGAGTTTATTCCGCGCGATCTCAATGTTCATCCTGCAACCTACACGCCGAAGTATCGTTTCTCTGAGTTGCGCTCACCCCGGAGATCTCTGATTCCCCTGGCGAGCACCCTTTCGGAAATAACGGGTCCAACCTTCGACCAGGTCGCTTTCGAGCGCGCCGACAATGATCTGATCCTCAATGGAGCCCAGGACGGGCTTCCGCTTGGGGAGCGGATAATCATTCATGGTTATGTGCTGGATCAATGGGGGCGAGCCGTGCCGGGCGCCCTTATTGAGATTTGGCAGGCCAATGCGAGCGGTCGCTACCGGCACAAAAAGGATCAGTATCTCGCGCCGCTCGATCCCAACTTCGGGGGTAACGGTCGCACCCTTACCGATGCCGAAGGTCACTATCGCTTCCGCACGATCCGTCCGGGAGCCTATCCGGTCGGCCTGGACTGGCGTCCCGCACATATCCACTTCTCGATCTCCGGATCGGGATGGGCCCAACGTCTGATCACTCAAATGTATTTCGAGGGCGACCCTCTGATCCGATCGTGTCCCATCGTGGGAACGATTCCGACCTCGGCGCAGATCGACCGTCTCATCGCCGTACAGGACGAGGCGCGATTTGTGACGATGGATAGCCGTGCCTATCGATTCGATATCGTGCTCAGAGGGCGACGGGCGACCTGGTTCGAAAATGCACGAGGAGATGACACGTGA